DNA from Bacillus sp. Marseille-P3661:
TCCCAAACATAATAGGATTGGTTTTTTATTCTTTCTATTGTATTATAAAGTAACTTTTGCTCCTTTTTTAATTCACTTTTGTTCATCTGGCAGGTTCCCCTTTTATTAATAATAGTACAATTATTTTTTATTAAATTTAAATTTTAATTATTTGGCAAAATAATACTAATAATTTTATAATAGCATAGGAAATAATATGCATCATAATTTTATATTAGAAATAGTTATACAAATCTGATTATTCTAACCGGACAGGTCGTGATTAATAATAGCTTTATTACCAGAAAGGAACAACATAAATTCAGATTCCTATAAGAAAAAGACGACTACCATAAGTAATCGCCTTTCAAAATAAAGAAGAAATTGTAAATTTTATTTATAATACGAAAGAACAAAATTTATATTATCATGTATAACGAAGAGTTTCCTTAATTGTTCTTACTTCTTGGTCATCTAGCAAGAATAATTTATCTAACATAAAATCAACACTTTCGTTAGTTTCTGGATGGAGGGCCGAAAAACTAATGATTCCATGGTCATTAATATTAAACTCAACCTCTATTGTTTCTCCATTATAGAAAATTGGGTGATTAAACTCCGCCTCTTTAATGGTTCTATTTCCTTTTTCTTCAAATACTTTTAGCTGAATATGTGTATTAAGTGAATGTCCAATTGTGATAGAAGTATTAAGTGCATCTTCAAGTGGAAAAATAGTTTCATGCTTTATGACAAGCTTTTTATACAATTATTAGTTGTATCGACCATTGAAGTGTGCAAAATCGACAAAAAAATGTCCCTCTGTCCCTTAAAAACTTATATTCTTTAAGTCTAGTTCTATTTCTCGTAGTTGGTCTATTCGAGTTTTAGCTTCGTTGAATTCTTTGTCTGTTAGCTGGAATAGTTTTTCTGTTTTGAAATCGACGGATTCATTGGTTCTGTCATGTAAGGCTGAGATGTTAATAAATCCGTGTTCATCAATGAATAATGTGACCGTTATTTCTTCATTTGTATAGAAAAACGGATGGTAAAAATTAACCTCTTTTATGGAGTGCTCTTTTGAAACTCTTTCTTTTAAGTCGAAGTCATAGTCTCCATATTGCTCTTTAAGAATGATATGAATATTTGTCTCAAGAGCATGCCTAATTCTGACTTGCTTTTCTGCTGGCTTTTCGAACGGAATTTTAGTTCTAGCTCGTACAAATAGGTCTGAGTGTCCTTTATGATCAATAAAGATATTATGTGGTACCTGGTTAAAGCATCGATTCAATCCAAATGGGGGAACTTCAATACCGTTTCGGATTGCTCCCAAAATAGCTGCACCCATTGCGATAGCTCGGTCATAATCACGAGATACGCTTAACTTGTTTTTCAAGCTTGGGTATTTTTCAATAAATTTTTGTTGAAAATAAGGAATTTGTGCAGACCCTCCAACAAAAATGATTTCATGAATTTCATAATAGTCTTTATTCTCTGATTCCAAATTTTCAAGGGCATTTATGACACGTTGTCCAAAATCCTTCTCTTCCAATACTTCTTCCTCAAATACTTCTCTAGACAAATCAAGGTTTGCATACATTTCAGAAGCTTGGGCTGATGGTGGAAATTCAATTGTGACGACTTCCTCAGTTGACAACTGGACTTTGGCACGTTCTGCATTCTTCTTCACATCTAAAATATATTCAACTACTTCCTCTTCAGCATGATCAGGGAACCTTTTATTCTCATAAAAGTAGTCAAATACCTCTGTTAGTTTATGAGTAAATGAATCATAATAATATGTGTGTAGATCGTATAGTAAAAATCGTGTCAACTCTAGGTCAATGACATTTCCTCCTAATACATTATCTCCTTCCGTGATTAATACATTAGGCTTTAAGTTGCCTTTTTCATCTATTGAAACATTGATTAAAGAAAGGTCCAATGTTCCTCCACCAAAGTCAAACACTAAAAAGTTTCGTTCCTCTTTAAAGAATGCTTCAAACTCCTTATCCTTAAATTGATCATAAAGGTGATACATAATAGCTGCACTTGGCTCCGTAATATATTCCACTATGTCAATTCCTGCTAATTTCCCAGACTCCAAAATCGCCTTCTTTTGGTTTTCATTAAAGTTGGCTGGTACTGTTAAAACAGCTTTTTTAATTTTGTTATTATGCAATGTTTGAAAATGTTTAAGCATTGCACCAGTGATTTCTTGTGGACTTTTTTTTACTTTTTTTCCATTAATCGTCAGCTCTAAGTTTTTTTCCATCCCTAGTCGAAGCTTTACTAACTCGACAGTTGGACCTGGGAAACGAGGCAATAATTCTTTTGCTCGATCTCCTACAATAACTTCATTTTCTTTATGAAAATGAACAACTGAAGGAAAAGAGATATTAGAATTTTCATCCTCTAAACATTCAATATTAATTGTCCCAAACAGTTCATCCACCTGTGCAGCGAGACAATTAGAAGTCCCCAGGTCTATTCCATAAATAGGCTCCATTTTATACTCTCCTCTCTAACTTTAAGGAGGTACTACTTCTCCTTTTGTGTAACCCTTTTTGTTCATTGATTTTCTTCAGGCTGTTCATGTTGTTGAGAATGGTTCACTTCTTCTTCAGGCATTTTTTCATCCTTATCCTTGCCATCTTCTTGCTTTGGCTGATCTAAATTCTTAGAATCTTGACGAATTAACTTTTCGCTAGTAGCTTTTGTTTCACTATTTTCAGCAATATATCCAGACGATGTTTCAACCCTATCTATATAGTCACTACTTCTTTTTTCCTTTTGTTCCTCTTCCATACCTTCCAAAATAAGTTGTTGTTGGTTTAAAGCTGCTTCAAATATCTACAATATCACATTCAACTTGTAAATTATCAACTTCTTTTTCCTTACCTTTTTTGGACTGCTCTTTCTCAGTCTGTTCTACCTTTCCCTTTTCAGGTTGTTTGTTCTCCATTAAGATTTCCTTTTCATTATTCAATTTATCATGCTCATCCTTAGCCTTCTCTACTTTTTCTTCTTCTTTAGTCTCTGATGGCTTTCTAGAACCTGCAGTCCTTCTTCTAGCAACATTAAGATTGTCTTTTGCAATTTTCAGCTCCTCTGGCTGGTTTTCACTTTCCGGCCAAAGCTCCGTTTCTACTAACACTTGGTACATCGTTTTAACAGCATCACTTATCTTTACGTTAACCATTTCTAACTTTTCATTTTCTGGATCATACGATTGTTGGTTTAATTTGCCTACAGTTTTAATTCTATTACGTAAGATATCTAGTTTAGCGTTGAGTTCCCGCTTTACTACCTTTTCTCGGTTCTCAACGCTACGTTCCATTTTCTCTCTAAAATCTGCGAATTTTTTTCCATCTTCCTCTTTCTGTACTAAAAGTTGATGGTTCTCTTGTTCCAACGATTCAAATGCATTTTCAATTTGTTTTAATTTTTTATCTTGTGCAGCGATTATAAAAGATAATTGACTTAAAGCCGTAATCTTTTGATTCACATAGTTTAAATGATTGGTAATCTTTTCTTCGTTAAAAAAATCCTTTACCCCTTGATCGCTCAAGTAAGTGTTATAGCTATTAGCTTTTTCCTGGATAAAAGTAAAGATTGTTTGCCAAAATTCTGGACTATGTTTCAGATTTTTTAGTTCACTTTCAAGAAATGACGTTAACTCTTCGTTTTTCATGCTTTACCCTCCCTCAATAAAGTTTAAATATCTCTAGAATCCTCACGTATTCTCAAAGTTTCATAAACACCTAATAGTTAACACACCTGAAACAGTGGATAGTATTTGAATTTCTTCAAGTTCCTTACAGGTGGAGGTGCATCCTAACCACCAAACTGGTATAGTTTGGTAATTATTGGTATAACCGTGCTATGAAAACTCCACATAACTCACGGCCGCTAACCCTCCCATGTCTCACCGGATCGGGTCCATACATTCCTTCGTCCTGCGTATCCATAAGGTGGAGGTCGGATATGCTCCTATACTGGGTCATAGCCCGAATGGTAAAAATAAACTCCGACTCTGCACTATTGGTGTTTATCTATTGAGAATATAGAGTATCTAAAGTGTTTACTGTTTGATTATGCAACCTGTAATAGGTTTTCTTGAGGTATCCCTTGTAATAACTTGGAACCATCAAATTGACATTGTTTATGTCCTATGACAAAAATGACTCGTAATAATTTACAACACAAGGCAATCAGAGACTGCTGTTTCTTTAAAGGCCTATCAGGGCGTTTTGTGTAATAATGATGCAGGGCTTTAAACGTTGGATTATGTGCAACCAGAGGACGTATAGCCATATACAAAGCCCTTCGTAGTTTACTTCGACCTCGTTTAGTAATGGTTGTTTTTCCTTTGTGTTTCCCTGAACTATTCTCTCGTAAGGAGAGCCCTGCTAAGTTAACTAGCTGCTGGGGATGCTTATAATTTTTGAGATCCCCAATTTCAGATAAAACAGTAGTGACTGTGGCCACGCCAAGTCCTGTAATATCAATCATTTCATTTGCACCAGGTATCGTTCTAACAATACCTTCTAACTCTTGATCAAGGTCTTCTAGTTGCTTTCTGAAAAGCTCTAATTGTTCAAGGAGATTAACCATCTCTCGTTGTGCAAATTGGGTTCCAATAGTTAAACCAATGCTCTTACGAGCAGCCTCTACTAACTTTGTAGCCCGTTTAATTCCAACACCTCTTTGAACAAATAGTTTCCATTCTTGAAGTATCTCTTCAGGTGTCATCTCCACGATTTGTGATGGAAATGGGAAAAGTTTTAATGTACAAAGAGCTGCTTTACCTTCCCAGTCTCCAAAGACATCGAAGAATTCTGGAAAGTAGCGATCAATCATATTTTGAATACGCCCTTCTGTAATCATTAATTGTTGGATGAGTTGATCTCTAACTTTGACGCCTTCTCTAAGTTCAGCATAGATGCCATCAAAGAGATTAGGTACAGAGTATCGCCCATCTTTAATCAACTGTGCAATTACTTTTGCATCCTTTGTATCGTTCTTCGTAGGTGAGTTGTCATCAAACTCTTTGCTTTTCTTTACATGCATTGGATTGACCAACACAATGTCATAGCCCTTTGCCGTAAGATAATAAGCAAGATTCAGCCAAAAATGACCTGTTGGTTCTACACCAAAGATAATATGATCTTTAGAATTTTCTTTTGCATGACGGTGAGCCCATTCTAGTAATAGCTCAAAGCCATGAAATCTGTTTTGGAAAATCAGACGCTTTCCGAATTCTAAGCCTCTGTCGTCTTGTGCGCGTGCTACATGCTTTTCTTTTGCAACATCAATGCCAATAACTAAAGTTGAAGGTGTGATTTGAGAGATTTTTTGATTTTGTGTATAATTCATTATGAGTCCTCCTTGGTTACTTAAATTAAGGGTCCTTAGTGCTGATCAGCTGTGGACACCTCGTATCATACCAAGGGGCTCTTTTTTTGTTCAACCCTCAAATTTCTTCATTACAGGAATGCTCCTAATTTTATAAACAATGAAACCCTGAGATCCAGCGATTAAAATTCCTCTTAAAATGATGACAATACATCACAACGTAAACATTTACCTCAGGTTTATTAAAATATGCTAGCCAATGGTTTAGCTTTTCTTCCCATTGTTCCTCATGTAACTTTTCCCAATAGGTAAGCCACTGATAATCCTTTATTAACACACCTGTACGTTCAAATCCTTTTGATGTAAAATCAACTCTTTGTTTAATACGGTTATTTTTTTCAGGTGGATTCAATCTGTCAACTGAACCAATTTTCACTACACCATAACGGATATTTGAGTTGGAATAAAAACGCCTTGCAGAGATTTGTAATTTCTCAAATAAAGCTGTCATTTCTTCAGGTGTTTTGTTTTGTATGAAGGTTGGCTCACCTACCACCTTGAACAACTCTCCCCTGTCAGGAATTACATCTGCTTCTGTTACGGCAAACATATCCCAAACAGGTTTCTCATTTTTAAAGAAATCTCTCTTTTCAATATTCAAGGATTTATAATCCCCTTCATTCAAGTCATACGTGATCACCTTATATTTATGAGGATCCATTTCTGAAATCGCAATTGTTAATAATTGACTCAATTTTCTCCCTCCGTTGTAAAGTGATGAAGACACACGTCTCGAACCTTACAATACTGACAAAGCAATGGGTGTGTATCTAATTTACGCAAAGACTTATTACCAAATTTTTTTTGTTCGTTTGAAAAGTGCCTACTATCATATTCCCAGGCAGGGCGTAATAGATCATCCCCATCCTCATCTGTTAGTTTTCGATATAAAAACTGGACTCTAAACTGCAGGTACTCGTCATCTGGGGTTCGATTTACATCATTTCGAACCCATTGTTCCATATCATAAAAATCTATATCTTTCCAAAATGGAAAAAACTCTCGCAGGTTCTTATTTTCTTCCGCTACTAGACTACTAGGGTCTACATTCCTTTTATTGCTTTCACGCATAATCCACTCTACTAAGATCGCTCGATAATACAGCTTACAATGATACTCATTTTCAAAATAATTATCATCTTCGAGTAAATAGTCGTGAACATATCGATACTCACATAATGAAATGCTACGCGCTTCATTTACTTCATTTAATTGAATATCTATTCCATTATTGCCTTGTTCCCTTTTCCCTGTGTTTACACCCATTCTTGGAGAAGGTTCATTCTTAACCTTTACTCCAACCATGTCTAGTAAAAAGTATGGGGTTTCCTTTTCCCCTTCACTATTTTCTATAAAGCTCAAAAGCAACTTATCATTGGAAAAATAGTTCACATTAAAGAAGGCGTAACTAATAAATCGGGAATATTCCTTTTTACATGTAAACACGGTATCGAGTTCCTCTAAATAGCCATTGTACGCATTAAAGAAGTTACTATTTAACGGCCAAGGCAAAAGATCTTTTATAGGGACTTTCATTTTTTGATCAGATAATATACTAAGATGGAAATTTGAAAGAGCAGTTCGGTTTTTAGGTTTCGACTTTTCTACTAACAAGTCCCCTTCTAGTTGTTCAAAGTTTTTCACAATCCAATTCGCATCATCTTCATCTTGTGGACGATTTAGATAAAAATGAATCGTTTCCTTTAAATCTTCTATACTTCCTTCTACTTGTAATTGGTCAACCCTGGATAAACGTTCCTCTAGCAAAGCAAGTATTTCATTTTCCTCATCGGAAACCTCAGCCCCAAAGTTTGTTGAAATTAATTTAACTAACCTTTTAAAATGGTCTTGGTAATTGACATATCCATTTGTATTTTCACCAAATAAATGATTAGCAATCGTAAATAAGTCCGATATCACTTTTTGAAAATATTTCAATTCACTAGATGAACAATGATAGAATGAAAAACCCCTGAGTCTCGCTATAAACCACTCTTTTCCTTCCTCTATCACACCAACCACTTTAATTAAACGATCAAGCCTCTTCAAAAATTGATCGATATTCTGTAAGTCCTTAAAAAACAACGCTATTTTATTATAGATTTGTAAAGGGGACTTTCCTTCTTTTGAATTAACAATATTTATAGACAGACATTCTCTAAGACTTCTTTCATTAATAATTAACATCTTTTTATCTGCGTCCCACATATTGTATAGACCTAAAATATACTGTCCAATTGGATACGCTAAAAAGTGCTTATTTCCAAATTGCTCAGGGTGGTACATTTTCAATAATTCATGAACTTGACTATTATTTGGTGCATAGAAGTGTTCTGCCATATTTGCAAGTTTCTTCGGCCCCTTAGCATTTTTATAAATGTGTGAGACGTGATCTGAAAAAGATGTTATGTTATCAAATTTGATAAGTTCCATCCCTTCCACATTGCTATTTGTTCGTTTTCCATCTATTAAATCTCCAATCGCTTTTCCTAAAGATTTCTCCTTAATTGGAACAGAAAGCGTTGGATCACTTTCGAAATCGATCCCTGTCCAGCTATAGACCCTTTTCCAGGTAGCGAAGGTTTGCTCATATTGCTCCATATAATGAAACACAAAGATCACAGAGATGTTATTTTGGTTTAAATGTTTAATAAACTTAAGCAATAAAGGAGTGAATTGGTGTACCCCATGAATAACAATCTTGTCTACTGTATAAGTAGGTTTAAGAATCATCTCTTTAATCTTATTTATATGCTGAAGCTCTTTTTCTAGCTCTATCAATTGACGTTCACTAGAAGTGGTTGCTCTTCTACGCGCACTCCGATTCCCAACTACATTAGGTGCTTGCTCTTTAATAGTAGCCTCCTGTTTAAACTTTTGTTTCTGTTCTTTTACCTTTTTTTCTTCTTTAATTAACAAGCATTCTACACTTTCTAACACACTTTCTTGATCTTTGTCTTCGATCTTTTTCAACTTGCCCCATTCATCTTTTGGAAGTAAATTTTTATATATAGTTAAAAAGACTTGTTGTTCTTCTGTACATTGAGATTCATCAAATCCATTTGCCTCGACCTCAAGCTCAATTAGAAACTTCAGCGCTTGCATGACCTCTCTTTGATTAAACTTAAGTGACTTTTGTAGTTTCTTGTTCGGAATAGTAATAATTTCTTCACTTAAAGACAAATATTGTTTGATTTCATTTTCTGGATTGTCAACCCAGATTTCATAAAAATCCTTCAAAAAGTTATCTATTGTGCTTATAAATAAGAAGTTATCTCTTCCATGTGCAGCTTTTAATCCGTTTACTAATGTTTGTGAAACACAAAGGTTTGGGGAATCTTTTATTTCTTCCCAAAAGAAAGTCTCCTTTAACGCAAACGGGTCTGCGTACGTATAGATTTTATTCATCTAAATAACCCTTTCTGTTAATCTCTACACTCGTTAACTAGCTTATACCAAGTTAAGTTTCTCGTATTGTAGTCTCCCTTTGGGAAGTTATAATAAAAAAAATTCTTCTTTGCTCTTGTCATTGCAACATAAAGGATTCTTGTTTCCTCATTTATTTTTTCACGTTTTTCTTTTGTTACCTCTTTTATGAAGTTTTCATTTTCAACATAGTTAAATCGGTTCCTGTTATTCCGTTCATCCGATTCAAACCTTATTGAATAGCCTACCTCGTTATTTTCTAAAACAAGTACTTCAACATCTCCACCTTTACGAACATTTTCGATATCACGATTGGTATACGGAATAATGACTGTATCAAATTCAAGTCCCTTTGACTTATGAATCGTCATACAATAAATACGCTTTTGATTTGGATCAACTTCGACATCTTGTCTATTTTCTACATTTTGTTTTGTTAGTATCATAATTTTTAAATATTGCTCGATTAAATTAATTGTTATATATTCACTCTCCGAGATAGTGGACAATTTCTCAAATAAGAGATCGAGGTTATATTTATATAGCCGTAAATTGTGACCTTTTGCTGCATTTGAAAGATCCAGCTGTTGAGCATAATTTTTCCAAGGGTCAATATCGGTTAGAATAGTACGTAATACAGATAAAACGGGTTTGTATTTTAGTTGCATTATATAGTCGTTCCACCCCTTAATAGGAGGATTCTTGTAAAATAAATCTACTAATTGAGATGTATTTTTTTTATTTTCATAAGCCCTTTCGTATGGAAATTCTGTTTTAATGTAGGCTGTTGAATACAAATTGTATAGATGACGAGCAGAATAAGGATTTCGTAATGCAAGTACTAATTTGTAGAAATCTAATGTAGAATCTAGCTGAAATAAGTTCCCGCCAACATCAGTTTCGATGTATCCATTTAAGTCTTTTCGCTTTAAGCCAATTTGCTTAATTTTCTCTACATCACTATTTTCACGAACCAAAATACCAATTGACCCTTTTGCATTTAGCTTCTCTATCTCGTTATTAAGTAAGGTGACGAGGTGATCTTCCAGTTCTTTTTCATTAGTAAGATCGAACCCTCGGAAAAAGTCATTAGAATTCTCATTTTTATTAATATGACTTGTAAGCGTATCCTCTTTTCCGTATTGAAGTTTCGGATGTTTCCCTTTACCCCATTGTTGAAAGATGCTTTCAAATCTCTCTAATAAATATTTGTCTGAGCGATAGTTCTTTGCTAAATGGTAGGAAATCCCCCAATTCTTCGTATCTCCTACTAGTTGATCAAACGCTCTTGATTCCGCACCCCTAAAGCGGTAAATACATTGCTTAATGTCTCCAACACAGAAAAACTTATAGTTTAGTAGGGTTTGAAATTGTTTTAATAGTTTTATTTGAACATCGTCCGTATCTTGGAACTCATCGACAAACACATACTTCACTCTGTTTTTAAATACTTCTGTTTCCGCCTTTAGTGAAGCGAACCGTTCAGGGTCTAGCATAATAGTTTTAATGCGAACCATTAAATCTTTTAACCTTAGTAGGTTTTGGTTATTAAAATAATCCACTAAGTGATTTTCTGCCTTCTTTAATACCTTTTGTATTAAGTGGTCTAGCTCCTCATTGCTAGAGTTCCCAAATGTTAAAGTATCATTTACAAGATCTACATTTTTATTGTCTAATTTGTCAAGAAACTGCTTTAATCGTTTTCGCAAATGATACGTACTCGTATTCAAGTCAGCAAGTAATTGTGGGTCACCTTCTAACTCTTGATTAATATAATCATCTAGAACATCTTCAATAAACTTAGTACGTTCATACTTTCCTGTAACAATGCGAAACTTTTTACCAAGACCAATCTTCGAGGCATAGTTTTGTAGAATGCGTTTTGCTAATGAGTGAATGGTAGAAATGTTCATATCACTAATAATTTCAATCATTTCAAAAAATTCACGATTTCGTGTTAAAAGAAAATAGTTTTTAAAATTTTCTTGAAGGCGTTTCTTCATATTCATCGCAGCTTCATTTGTAAAGGTAATAAGTACAATTGCTTCTTTTAACTGGTCAGCCGTTAACCCATGCTCATAA
Protein-coding regions in this window:
- a CDS encoding UvrD-helicase domain-containing protein; translated protein: MAIIYPKQPDFKNDAEEIVYTIIKHTLPADYICYFNYQVNHHRFDIALLVPDKGIAVIEVKGWTGEHLTVEDNNSILFQPLSGMETSENSPLYQAERYQYNLVNLVQKKLNKNFLVIPMVCYPNMQEKTFAKKRMDIVSSIEQTIVKEDMLDGEKLKNKILSLFQSINEKKSTDKFHFQHMLEFRRLFETDEQINASLPKLIKKEQSKKDVDSKRKIYSLLRYISEDVNEEEMLKYFKKWINGTKLYFISRKRELLNKFKSNFEKYMKEQKIDPRFLFDETEITDNCIRTFNFQIAYINERPHSSFEIFNGDAEEVAKYEERLNAFHNNSEFNKDQYLIEHAPINTNINIKAGAGTGKTYSMVSRINFLIYEHGLTADQLKEAIVLITFTNEAAMNMKKRLQENFKNYFLLTRNREFFEMIEIISDMNISTIHSLAKRILQNYASKIGLGKKFRIVTGKYERTKFIEDVLDDYINQELEGDPQLLADLNTSTYHLRKRLKQFLDKLDNKNVDLVNDTLTFGNSSNEELDHLIQKVLKKAENHLVDYFNNQNLLRLKDLMVRIKTIMLDPERFASLKAETEVFKNRVKYVFVDEFQDTDDVQIKLLKQFQTLLNYKFFCVGDIKQCIYRFRGAESRAFDQLVGDTKNWGISYHLAKNYRSDKYLLERFESIFQQWGKGKHPKLQYGKEDTLTSHINKNENSNDFFRGFDLTNEKELEDHLVTLLNNEIEKLNAKGSIGILVRENSDVEKIKQIGLKRKDLNGYIETDVGGNLFQLDSTLDFYKLVLALRNPYSARHLYNLYSTAYIKTEFPYERAYENKKNTSQLVDLFYKNPPIKGWNDYIMQLKYKPVLSVLRTILTDIDPWKNYAQQLDLSNAAKGHNLRLYKYNLDLLFEKLSTISESEYITINLIEQYLKIMILTKQNVENRQDVEVDPNQKRIYCMTIHKSKGLEFDTVIIPYTNRDIENVRKGGDVEVLVLENNEVGYSIRFESDERNNRNRFNYVENENFIKEVTKEKREKINEETRILYVAMTRAKKNFFYYNFPKGDYNTRNLTWYKLVNECRD
- a CDS encoding IS110 family transposase, which encodes MNYTQNQKISQITPSTLVIGIDVAKEKHVARAQDDRGLEFGKRLIFQNRFHGFELLLEWAHRHAKENSKDHIIFGVEPTGHFWLNLAYYLTAKGYDIVLVNPMHVKKSKEFDDNSPTKNDTKDAKVIAQLIKDGRYSVPNLFDGIYAELREGVKVRDQLIQQLMITEGRIQNMIDRYFPEFFDVFGDWEGKAALCTLKLFPFPSQIVEMTPEEILQEWKLFVQRGVGIKRATKLVEAARKSIGLTIGTQFAQREMVNLLEQLELFRKQLEDLDQELEGIVRTIPGANEMIDITGLGVATVTTVLSEIGDLKNYKHPQQLVNLAGLSLRENSSGKHKGKTTITKRGRSKLRRALYMAIRPLVAHNPTFKALHHYYTKRPDRPLKKQQSLIALCCKLLRVIFVIGHKQCQFDGSKLLQGIPQENLLQVA
- a CDS encoding Hsp70 family protein, with product MEPIYGIDLGTSNCLAAQVDELFGTINIECLEDENSNISFPSVVHFHKENEVIVGDRAKELLPRFPGPTVELVKLRLGMEKNLELTINGKKVKKSPQEITGAMLKHFQTLHNNKIKKAVLTVPANFNENQKKAILESGKLAGIDIVEYITEPSAAIMYHLYDQFKDKEFEAFFKEERNFLVFDFGGGTLDLSLINVSIDEKGNLKPNVLITEGDNVLGGNVIDLELTRFLLYDLHTYYYDSFTHKLTEVFDYFYENKRFPDHAEEEVVEYILDVKKNAERAKVQLSTEEVVTIEFPPSAQASEMYANLDLSREVFEEEVLEEKDFGQRVINALENLESENKDYYEIHEIIFVGGSAQIPYFQQKFIEKYPSLKNKLSVSRDYDRAIAMGAAILGAIRNGIEVPPFGLNRCFNQVPHNIFIDHKGHSDLFVRARTKIPFEKPAEKQVRIRHALETNIHIILKEQYGDYDFDLKERVSKEHSIKEVNFYHPFFYTNEEITVTLFIDEHGFINISALHDRTNESVDFKTEKLFQLTDKEFNEAKTRIDQLREIELDLKNISF